GCAGTCTGTAAGGATCCTAGTTCTCTAGCCAAAAGTGTGGTTTAGAGTTAGGATTAAGAAGGAAAAGATCCAGGAATGTGATGTTCTAGATGAATCACAAATCAGTGTCCTACAAGGCTCTGGCCCATCACCTGTGTTATTCTACTTGGCTCCTGCCCTCTATGGAGCAGCCAGCTTTTGCTGCTCCATTGCTTCTCTGGTTTACCttcaaaataaaccaaatatttctataaaaatacattgtatGTCAAAACTAGGTCAAACACTTATTTTTTAGCACTACAAAATCccattatttaattatttgattctgttcattaaatattatttcctttggATTCAGCAGACCTCTATCTTCTCTGGTTTCCCAAGGTGAATATTACTCTTTTGAGTCTCACCAGGTGTATGTTCTCATTTCAATATGCAGAGTTATGAGATCTTTCCCTTTATTATTACCAGCACTTGTGACTGGAATTTGTCTAAAGCTGAGAACAGTTGCTTCTTGTTCTACTAATTTTGGTATTATTCCCTCCCCTCAGAGGCCTGCTGCTAAAACTAACCAGCCAACAAACCCTCAGTTATTTCCTCTGTCCCTTCTTTACTATGGCAGAGATTAAGCATAACATTGAATTTATACAGATCGAGATCTAGCCTAAAAATACTACAAATCACTCTGTCTGGTGTTATGCCTTAGCTTTCAAAGGCAGTTTGTGACTGTTATAACTCTTCAAATTTTTTAGATCCTTCTCTTTATAGCCACAATCTCAGGCTCTGTGTTTATCACAGAAGACCCTTGGCTGAGTCTTTTAACCTACTTGGCTTACAAGCAGGTTAAATCCTAAACCATCCTCTCTTTCCAACTCCAACCATTCAGTGAAAAGACAGGCTTCTCAAGTAGGAATAAGGTCCacatttcactgatttttcttAGGAATCTGAATTGCAAATGCAGGCTTTACACTTAGCACATGTATCCACTGCCAAGCCACACATTCACACAGTCACATACTAACTTGTACTGGAAGCCTTCTCTTTGACATctaggtggttttttttaaataaactggtTCATCATTACCTCTATCCTCAATATAAGTAAATGCAATATAGCCATGCTTGAGGGGAAGGTCTGTCAGCCACACAGGAGCTTTATTCACTTTTAGATCAACTGGGACCTCACCACCTGTAAGAATGGAAAGAATGGGATTTAGCTGAGAGAAGTGTTCCAGGAGTAATTACCTGTATGTAGCTATTCATATCCACATCTGTCATCAGAACTACACAAATGGTTTATTTAAACTTCAGGAAAGATAATGAAATCTTCATTCAACTGAACTAAAGTGTAAAATCTCTGACCTGGGAGTCAGGGTGTTGCTCAGGTTGGCTCTGCCTGTGGTTCTGGGCGCCATCTTGTGTCACTTTTGGGCCTTCAAGGAgcattaaagcaaaaaaaaacccaacaacaaaatccccccaaacaaacaaacaaaaccaaaaacccccaacaaaacaacaacactaaaacaaaaaaaacccaaaacaacaacaacaaaacaatcaaacaaacaaacaaagaaaacccccaaagcccGAAACAGTAGGACTTGAAGTTGCTCTAGGCACGGGATTTGTATTTTTGACTCTTGTGGGCTCTCAAGTGTCCCTTTTCTCTACTGATATCTGCAGCTCCGTCCATTTCTTCATCAGCTGTCCTGACTATAATCCAAAACACCAGCTTCTAATGCTTTTTGTTGAAACACCAAACATAGCAGGATAATCCATCATAGATTGGATTTAGCAGCAGCTCTTATATACTGTGTTACATGCACCTGCTACCTCCCCAAGAAAACTGGCAGAAGATCCTATGTATTTAGACATAAACAAAAAAGTCTTTGCTTTAgcaatttttgtttcttattgggcattcattttaaaatccttttttagCCTCCGTCAACTTAATGAGAGCTGATGAGAGTGGATTGTGGTCATTGCTGCTTTCACAATAAGAAAGGGTAGTTTCCTCATGACTTTAGGACACAATTTACTAACAGGTTTCACTTCTATGTAAGGCGATGCAGTTTCAGCGTTAACTGGCACGGAGCTCATGTCCCAGTTCCTGAATTCAGGCGAATACATTCTCACAAACTCTCCCAAAATCACCGCCGTCATTCCATAGCACACACCTGACCGTGTCATTCTGCTCTCAATTTAAACGATCTTTTAGCATCATTAAAAGCTTTTCTCCACTAGATCATAGAGACAtatggaccttaaagatcacctgtTCCCAACACCCGTTGCTATGGGATAATAAGCATATAATATCTCCTGATAATTTAATTTGATAGAAATAACCTACTACGTCATGTTTATGTATAAGCACATACTGGGGTTTGACTACACGTTTGCCATTTGCTGGACTGTTTCAGTATCTGTTGTAACTTCCTTAGTAATCGTTGTTGTTACTTCCCTCGGCGGGCTCACGAAGGAAACACACTTTGACTTTGCTCCCCGCGCAGAGGCGAGCGCCGCCTCAGGGCCACGCCGCCATTTTGGGCGaggccactccggccacagagGGGCGCGCGCCCAAGCCAAGATGGCCGCCGGCCAAGGCGCCCGCCCCGGATGCGGCCGCGCGCCCCGGCAGCCGTCGGCCCGAGCCGGAAGTGCCGGTGCCGGCGGGCGGCCAtggcggcgggcgggcagcggggcgggcCCGCGGGACTCGCCGCCTCCTGGCGCCGCGGCGCGGGCTGAGGGGAGcgggccgcccgccgccgccctccCGCTCCCTCCTTCTCCGCCGGAGGAAGGTAAGGAGCTGCCGGCGCCCAGAAGGACCCGCGGCGGCGAAGCGCGTCTCGCCCGGAGCGCGGGTCCGGCGGGCGGTGTGCGCGGGGGTGCCTGAGGAGAGCCCCAGTGGGCTGAAGGGGTCCGAGAACCATCGCGGGTGTGCCCAAAAGCTGCAAGTTGTAGCTGGGTCTGATAACGGAGAATAACAATGAGAGGACTCTGTTAGCTCAGCCTCTTTCGATATAACCGGGAGCTAAGGctcttctggctgctgctcaaGGGCAGGATCAAAACGCGCTGGTGTTTACCTTCTTaaatctgctgctgttttgctaGTGTTTATGTTTTCAATATGTACATACCTTGTGACGGCTTGTTTTCCTCGAAGGCGACAACTCGGATATGCCGAACTGCTGGAAAAAGCGGCCAGCGGCTTATTTAGCGGGTGAACGCAGACCGGGGTTCAAGTTTTTACCGTCTAGATTAACAGTTTCTTTCAACAATTTTTCAGTTGTCCTACTAAACGTATTGACTCGGGGTAATAAAGGGAAACGTGCAACTGAGTTATATAGAAGGATCAGCTGAACGAGAAGTTGACATTACTTAAATCTACAATAGCTTTCTCAAGTGTTTACTGTTCCCTTTCAGGTATTTACTGTTCCTTCTCAGGTATTTATGTCCCTGAATGTTTGATTCTTTTAGCCACCATGAATGCAGGAGTCTGAGGGCCAGAACACTTTCTCTGGGGCTGTCTTGATCAGATTCTGTCATGTCAGGATTGAGAATATCCCTCAGTTATATAAAATCGGGGAGTAGGATTGCCAACGAAACTGGCAGATTGATCTGGCTCAGAAAGGGTGATTTAGAATGGTGTCATTATTTTGTATCATTTATGGTAAATTCTCTAATGCTTCCATGAATTGTTACTGGTTTCCATGCATAATTCATTTTTCAATAAGCATTTCTGTGTGGTATTTTAAAGGCCtgatatattttcttaaaacatcAGTACATAGATGGATTTTACCCCTCTATAGGAAAAGGTACAAAAGGTAAAAGCCCAGAGgtctgaaaaagcattttttggAGAACCCTAATCAGGTGCAGAGAAGCAGTGGTTCTCCTTGCCCTGTACAAGGGCTGTTTGGAGGGGAAGAGGTGATGACTTCATTTGTGTGGAGGTACACTCCAGCTGAAGTGTTAGTGACGGGTTTGAAGAGTGTTTCCAGTCCTCTAGATCCATCTGGCCAGCTGGAGATTTGAAGCAGCTCAAATTGAGCCCAGTAGTGTCTCTGGGCCTCCAGTTATTTGTGCAGATACATCCCTTTAGTACAGCCTAAGCCTTGACCCTCATGTTCAAATTGAAAACATccctttctgtgttttgtaaatGGGCACTCAGCTAGGGCTTAATAGAAGTGGATGTTGCTGCACCACAGACAAGCAGTGATGGTACCATTACTGGCTGTCTTGAAGGCATCAAAGAACTTTCCAAACTTTACTTATTTATAGAAAATCTTACATTATCTCTGTGTCTAGAGACATTGAGGGCAGATGGGGTAAGTAACTTACCCAATTGATGACTTTTCTTTTATTCCCTGAGTACCTGGCTTAAGCCAGGTATATCCTGATAGCCAGCAGGCCCTGAACTATCCAGAGCCATCAGTGGAGCTTCTTATGTTGTTGCCATTAACCTGTTGCTGGCAGAGTGGTGATTTTCTATGATGTAGAGAAAACTCAGAAATTGATGTGTGTGTTTTAAGTAATGTCCGATGAAAAGTTATAGAAAGTTATGAAAACCAAGGTTCATCTGTTGTCTCTCTTTCCAGGCTGTACTGAATGTTTCTGTCACCTTTTGTTTCAGGGGCAGAGCATGGAGAATGATGAACTTCCGCCAGAGGATGGGCTGGATTGGCGTGGGGCTGTACTTGCTAGtgagtgctgcagctttttatTACGTCTTTGAAATCAATGAGACGTACAACAAACTGGCACTGGAGCACATTCAGCAACACCCCAAGGAGCCACAGGAAGGAACCACATGGACACACTCCTTAAAAGTACGACTGCTATCCCTGCCCTTCTGGCTGTGGAcgataatatttttaataccgTACTTACAGATGTTCTTGTTCCTCTATTCCTGTACGAGAGCTGATCCCAAAACTGTTGGGTATTGCATCATTCCTATCTGCTTGGCTGTTATTTGCAATCGTCACCAAACATTTGTGAAGGCCTCTAATCAGATCAGTAGATTACAACTAATTGACACTTAGCTCAACTGCTACTTTCTGTTGCTGGTTTGAAGCAATTGCATATGCTTGATCTAATCACAAGACTGAAGTTCTGAGAGAAGGCCGGAAGGGGCCTTTTCTTTCAAACTGATAAGCAATGAAGAGAATGactgttttctatttaaaacaaacaagtaaTTACAAAGGTTTTTAATTATGGATCTATCCAGTGGCCAGAGTGGGAGAGACCTGTGTGACACGTGATGGAAGTATTCCTCATTTTGCCTTAATGATGCAAAATTGCAACTCTCCATCTGAAATGTCCTGTGGGGAAACAAGTTTCTGGTCCACAACTTTGCTTCTCTGTGCAAAAAAGTGATTTCCTATGTTTTCCCTTGGAGTGAAATCAATGAAAAGATACTTCTTTTGTGGtaaatgtaaaaggaaaaaagaaattaagaacatGATTATAAAAGCTGCACTTAACacaattctttgctttttctttttttttattatctacATCAGTGCtgttttaaatgaatttttaaaaaaataagtttagaTACAAAAACAGGAAGCAAAGAACAAAGTTTGTGCAAACCTTTAAAGggaaaaagtacatttttttctgtggtaaGCTACTTTTTTTCAGTCATAACAGTCCCATGCTGTAGTAGGCAGGCAGTGAGGAGTGGCATAGGCCTGGAGCTTGATGTTTTAAACTATTCCTATGACATCAAAAGCAGTCTATGATGGCAGTGGCCTGCAGTCTGCacaaaaaattctgtgtttccttCTCATATCATCTTGCTTGATAAAATTACAAGTTACTGAAATTTATGACCATTCTAATTTCACTCCAGACATCATGCAAAACTGTGCTCCAAGAGAACTGatatattaggaaaaacttTGAATTTGGGGAAGTTAACTCTTTGGGGGATGCTACTAACAGGTTGTAAGACAGATAATCATGTTTCTTCCAGAAATTCAAAGTAAGGTACCTTCTTCTCATTCTTGTAATGAATGTAAATTTCTTCAGTCATACTGAAATTCCATTGAGATTTCTTTGCCATAGTTTCAACCTCTATTTTTCAGTGCTATTTTGGAATAGCATATTTTGAATGAGGCTGaatctgttctttctttctgtccatttttgtttcttctgagaACTAAATTTTTGTCCCAGCCATGATGGAAGTAACAAATATGAAAACAGTGCAAAATACACTTCTCAGAAACAGTAGACTCAAAAGAATTATGAGCTAAACTCCTTGACTATATCTTCAACTGTATGTGATTGTCCACACCTAATCATCACAAATGCTAATCTATTTCTGACTGCTTTAAGGGAATCTTGGAGAGTTGTCTTTCTCTTGCTTTGGAAAGAGAACACTATTTTCACTGTTGCTGTGTTTAAGCATGGCACTTCCAACACCTTAAACTTTCGGTTTGCACTTGGAGATACTTTGAGACACTGGTTTCAATTGTCAGCTTTGGTGCTAGGACCTGAAAACAATGTAGCCTTTGCAAGAAGGTTTCAAGTGCAATATGAAAAGGAGGAAGCTGCCATTTTAGTGTGCTGGAGTAAGAGTAAATTATAAACTCTGACAAGTAGTTAGTATCTTGGGGAGTCAGAGCTTTTAAGTTGTGTTGTTTCTTAACTTTTAAAATCACCATGCTATttatctataaaataaaaacttttcaaTGTTTATAAACACGAGTCTATTAATGCAGATACTTATCAatagcttttcatttttgttgtttgtttttgctttagtggggtatttttgtgtgtttggtgCCAGGCAGCAGTGCTTGCTGTCAGTTGCTGTAGCCTGTGCTCATGTCCTCCCCTCAGTGTGTGTGTTCAGTTCATCTTTTGTTGT
The DNA window shown above is from Camarhynchus parvulus chromosome 5, STF_HiC, whole genome shotgun sequence and carries:
- the TMEM251 gene encoding transmembrane protein 251, encoding MMNFRQRMGWIGVGLYLLVSAAAFYYVFEINETYNKLALEHIQQHPKEPQEGTTWTHSLKVRLLSLPFWLWTIIFLIPYLQMFLFLYSCTRADPKTVGYCIIPICLAVICNRHQTFVKASNQISRLQLIDT